The proteins below are encoded in one region of Hordeum vulgare subsp. vulgare chromosome 3H, MorexV3_pseudomolecules_assembly, whole genome shotgun sequence:
- the LOC123439127 gene encoding aquaporin NIP4-1-like isoform X1, which yields MDLDKTNTVAGDGAANGHDVEQARRGQEPAPPPAGHATKGLAVGHLIRELVLEGVATFLVVFWSCVAALMQEMHHGLTFPTVCLVVALTVAFVLGWMGPAHLNPAVTVTFAAFRYFPWRKLPLYVAMQIGASVLACLSVNAMMEPHEDNFYGTVPRPPGAGARLPFLLELLASAVLMIVIATVARSSASKAVGGIAIGAAVGTLGLVIGPVSGGSMNPARSLGPAIVFGRYTSIWIYVTAPVAGMLLGALCNMAVRQSDVVVGFLCGGRGASSRVVVVGRSVA from the exons ATGGATCTTGACAAGACGAACACGGTGGCCGGCGACGGCGCGGCCAACGGGCACGATGTAGAGCAGGCTCGCCGTGGCCAGGAGCCGGCGCCACCGCCTGCCGGCCACGCCACCAAGGGCCTCGCCGTCGGCCACCTCATCCGGGAG CTGGTGCTGGAGGGCGTGGCGACGTTCCTGGTGGTGTTCTGGTCGTGCGTGGCGGCGCTGATGCAGGAGATGCACCACGGGCTCACCTTCCCCACCGTCTGCCTCGTCGTCGCCCTCACCGTCGCCTTCGTGCTCGGCTGGATGGGCCCCGCGCACCTCAACCCCGCCGTCACCGTCACCTTCGCCGCCTTCCGCTACTTCCCGTGGCGCAAGCTGCCGCTCTACGTCGCCATGCAGATCGGCGCTTCCGTGCTCGCCTGCCTCTCCGTCAACGCCATGATGGAGCCGCACGAGGACAACTTCTACGGCACCGTGCCCAGGCCGCCCGGGGCCGGCGCCCGGCTGCCGTTCCTCCTGGAGCTCCTCGCCTCCGCCGTGCTCATGATCGTCATCGCCACCGTCGCCAGGAGCTCCGCC AGCAAGGCGGTTGGAGGGATCGCCATCGGGGCGGCGGTCGGGACGCTGGGGCTGGTGATTGGGCCGGTGTCGGGAGGGTCGATGAACCCGGCGAGGAGCCTTGGCCCGGCGATCGTCTTCGGGCGGTACACCTCCATCTGGATCTACGTCACCGCGCCCGTCGCCGGCATGCTGCTCGGCGCGCTCTGCAACATGGCCGTCCGACAGTCCGACGTGGTCGTCGGCTTCCTctgcggcggccggggcgcgtcCAGCAGGGTGGTCGTCGTCGGTCGGTCCGTCGCCTGA
- the LOC123439127 gene encoding aquaporin NIP4-1-like isoform X2, protein MDLDKTNTVAGDGAANGHDVEQARRGQEPAPPPAGHATKGLAVGHLIRELVLEGVATFLVVFWSCVAALMQEMHHGLTFPTVCLVVALTVAFVLGWMGPAHLNPAVTVTFAAFRYFPWRKLPLYVAMQIGASVLACLSVNAMMEPHEDNFYGTVPRPPGAGARLPFLLELLASAVLMIVIATVARSSSKAVGGIAIGAAVGTLGLVIGPVSGGSMNPARSLGPAIVFGRYTSIWIYVTAPVAGMLLGALCNMAVRQSDVVVGFLCGGRGASSRVVVVGRSVA, encoded by the exons ATGGATCTTGACAAGACGAACACGGTGGCCGGCGACGGCGCGGCCAACGGGCACGATGTAGAGCAGGCTCGCCGTGGCCAGGAGCCGGCGCCACCGCCTGCCGGCCACGCCACCAAGGGCCTCGCCGTCGGCCACCTCATCCGGGAG CTGGTGCTGGAGGGCGTGGCGACGTTCCTGGTGGTGTTCTGGTCGTGCGTGGCGGCGCTGATGCAGGAGATGCACCACGGGCTCACCTTCCCCACCGTCTGCCTCGTCGTCGCCCTCACCGTCGCCTTCGTGCTCGGCTGGATGGGCCCCGCGCACCTCAACCCCGCCGTCACCGTCACCTTCGCCGCCTTCCGCTACTTCCCGTGGCGCAAGCTGCCGCTCTACGTCGCCATGCAGATCGGCGCTTCCGTGCTCGCCTGCCTCTCCGTCAACGCCATGATGGAGCCGCACGAGGACAACTTCTACGGCACCGTGCCCAGGCCGCCCGGGGCCGGCGCCCGGCTGCCGTTCCTCCTGGAGCTCCTCGCCTCCGCCGTGCTCATGATCGTCATCGCCACCGTCGCCAGGAGCTCC AGCAAGGCGGTTGGAGGGATCGCCATCGGGGCGGCGGTCGGGACGCTGGGGCTGGTGATTGGGCCGGTGTCGGGAGGGTCGATGAACCCGGCGAGGAGCCTTGGCCCGGCGATCGTCTTCGGGCGGTACACCTCCATCTGGATCTACGTCACCGCGCCCGTCGCCGGCATGCTGCTCGGCGCGCTCTGCAACATGGCCGTCCGACAGTCCGACGTGGTCGTCGGCTTCCTctgcggcggccggggcgcgtcCAGCAGGGTGGTCGTCGTCGGTCGGTCCGTCGCCTGA